The proteins below are encoded in one region of Myxococcales bacterium:
- a CDS encoding ferritin-like domain-containing protein: protein MQRLDLLDLGFAEGGHVLLRHALRQVAVGDFVAVRGTAPALLIHISAWCRGEGHVALEPGEGEVVRVQRGGAEAGRFSGAERAGGAGIDGVVEHPKASWGLAARGASVESGGPELGFVLSEKRGVWAEEAARLYQQGVAAQWDPNTAIDWTAVADLPAEVEDAVVQVMTYLIENETAALLVPARFLSQLHPHFREVMQLLALQTADEARHIEVFTRRALLNRTELGLSTVGGQASLKTLLDETDFALSSLLLGVLGEGSFLSLLSFLSTHGPDPITRQVALLAARDEARHVAFGMAHLERHLEQEPALLGRLRSGIQARHDSLATSAGLNELVYDALIVLAAGAWTPTAIRQGFNRVVELQVEMHAGRRRRLERLGFSDSEAETLSALHTRNFM, encoded by the coding sequence CTGCAGCGTCTCGACCTCCTGGACCTCGGGTTCGCCGAAGGCGGCCACGTGCTGCTTCGTCACGCACTCCGTCAGGTGGCGGTCGGCGATTTCGTGGCGGTTCGTGGCACCGCGCCGGCGCTGCTCATTCACATCTCCGCGTGGTGCCGTGGAGAAGGGCACGTCGCGCTCGAGCCCGGAGAGGGCGAGGTCGTGCGAGTCCAGCGCGGCGGCGCGGAAGCCGGGCGTTTCAGCGGCGCGGAGCGCGCTGGAGGCGCCGGCATCGACGGTGTGGTCGAACACCCGAAGGCCAGCTGGGGATTGGCCGCACGCGGCGCCAGCGTGGAGAGTGGCGGGCCGGAGCTCGGGTTTGTGTTGTCCGAAAAACGCGGGGTGTGGGCCGAGGAAGCGGCGCGTCTGTACCAACAAGGAGTGGCGGCGCAGTGGGATCCGAACACCGCCATCGACTGGACCGCGGTCGCTGACTTGCCCGCCGAGGTCGAGGACGCCGTGGTGCAGGTCATGACCTATCTGATCGAGAACGAGACCGCCGCGTTGCTCGTGCCGGCGCGGTTTCTCTCGCAGCTGCACCCACACTTCCGTGAAGTGATGCAGCTCCTGGCTCTCCAGACCGCCGACGAGGCCCGGCACATCGAGGTCTTCACTCGGCGGGCGCTCCTCAACCGCACCGAGCTCGGGCTCTCGACCGTGGGTGGCCAGGCATCCCTGAAGACCCTGCTCGACGAGACCGACTTCGCGCTCTCGTCGCTCCTGCTCGGCGTGCTGGGTGAGGGCAGTTTTCTCAGCTTGCTCTCGTTCCTGAGCACCCACGGTCCCGACCCGATCACACGACAAGTTGCGCTCCTGGCGGCGCGGGACGAGGCACGTCACGTTGCGTTTGGCATGGCACATCTGGAACGTCATCTCGAACAGGAGCCAGCGCTGCTCGGTCGCCTGCGGAGCGGCATTCAGGCCCGCCACGACTCCCTTGCCACCTCCGCCGGTCTCAACGAGCTCGTGTACGACGCGTTGATCGTGCTCGCCGCCGGTGCTTGGACACCAACCGCCATCCGGCAAGGTTTCAACCGCGTCGTCGAGCTTCAGGTCGAGATGCATGCCGGACGCCGGCGTCGCCTCGAGCGATT